From the genome of Campylobacter concisus, one region includes:
- a CDS encoding sulfite exporter TauE/SafE family protein → MLFVELFIIGIGVGYIAGFFGIGGGTVVVPIMVAFGYDIKTAIGISVMQMIFSATFGSYLNYKAGLLKLNRGVVLGLGGLVGASFSGIIVSYAPAILLESLLLATFILSLLKLYFMPNSDGSNANNSLFLLFLVGLFVGAFAISIGIGGGVFVAPILVGFLHYELKKAVSMGVFFVMFAAFSGFISLSLSGHISYLEGAFLGLGSLIGAYFGTKKTQAMDKKALKKWFLLFYIAMIILILKDMIFD, encoded by the coding sequence ATCGGCGTTGGATACATCGCTGGCTTTTTTGGTATCGGTGGCGGCACAGTCGTCGTTCCTATAATGGTCGCCTTTGGATATGACATAAAAACCGCTATTGGCATAAGCGTCATGCAAATGATCTTTAGCGCGACTTTTGGCTCATATCTAAACTACAAAGCTGGCCTTTTAAAACTAAATCGTGGCGTAGTTTTAGGGCTTGGAGGCTTAGTTGGAGCTAGTTTTAGTGGCATTATTGTTTCATATGCGCCAGCGATTTTACTTGAGTCACTCTTGCTTGCAACATTTATCTTATCCCTTTTAAAGTTATATTTTATGCCAAATAGCGACGGCTCAAACGCAAATAACTCACTTTTTTTACTATTTTTAGTTGGTCTTTTTGTAGGTGCTTTTGCCATTAGTATTGGCATCGGCGGAGGCGTCTTTGTAGCGCCTATTTTGGTAGGCTTTTTACACTATGAGCTAAAAAAAGCCGTTTCAATGGGAGTATTTTTTGTAATGTTTGCAGCTTTCTCTGGCTTTATCTCACTTTCATTAAGCGGCCATATCTCTTATTTAGAAGGTGCCTTTCTAGGCCTTGGCTCGCTAATAGGCGCATACTTTGGCACCAAAAAGACACAAGCTATGGATAAAAAAGCACTTAAAAAGTGGTTTTTACTCTTTTACATAGCGATGATAATTCTGATCTTAAAAGATATGATATTTGACTAA
- a CDS encoding class I SAM-dependent methyltransferase: protein MNKTKKAYDEIPYFSAAFSDCSPVRIEAVAKFLGLKAASLKEARVLELGSSYGGNILPFAISHKSAKVVGIDISSHQVAEGNKVAKQIGLENFTLLERNFLHMNESDIKELGKFDYIIAHGVYSWVSPNVRDALLATIKALLSEDGIAYVSYNTYPGWKSLDILRDFMLFVSSGNDSKEALAHVKSELNFLQDYLKFSLQNQSDVVYKDSMKLLLTQLNFLQGIIAKGNDYYILHDFLEASNEPIYFHKFAKHIDKHGLCYVIDASLNDIFASSTGIYRFDAHIEQNYNSRIKKEQLNDFLFNRSFRKSLIAHKERLGGAEDFDAVLGESELDKIYFAYFSERPRTKTQEILSKSYPQSLNLSEVKTALGENANEAFVGLLEILNDQNTKISSSKLAALTYEPDKTKLKPRVATYLEYFLEASSPVISLANELNGKLSLSHEEIKAALKFDGKASLEDIAKSVNFSKDELDKLAFKLSEAYFLKKFKTS from the coding sequence ATGAATAAAACAAAGAAAGCTTACGATGAAATTCCTTATTTCTCGGCTGCATTTAGCGACTGCTCGCCAGTTAGGATAGAAGCGGTTGCTAAATTTCTGGGGCTTAAAGCAGCTAGCTTAAAAGAGGCTAGAGTGCTTGAGCTTGGCTCGTCATATGGCGGTAATATCTTGCCATTTGCCATTTCACATAAAAGCGCAAAAGTCGTTGGTATCGATATCTCAAGTCATCAGGTGGCTGAAGGTAACAAGGTGGCAAAGCAGATAGGTTTAGAAAATTTTACTCTGCTTGAGCGAAATTTTTTGCACATGAACGAAAGCGATATAAAAGAGCTTGGGAAATTTGACTATATTATCGCTCATGGCGTTTATAGCTGGGTGAGCCCAAATGTAAGAGATGCGCTGCTTGCCACGATTAAGGCACTACTAAGCGAGGATGGCATCGCTTATGTTTCGTATAATACCTATCCTGGCTGGAAGAGCCTTGATATTTTAAGAGATTTTATGCTTTTTGTAAGCTCAGGTAACGACAGCAAAGAAGCACTTGCTCACGTAAAAAGCGAGTTAAATTTCTTGCAGGATTATTTGAAATTTAGCCTGCAAAACCAAAGCGATGTCGTATACAAAGATAGCATGAAGCTTCTTCTAACGCAGCTAAATTTCTTACAAGGCATCATCGCAAAGGGTAATGATTATTATATATTGCATGATTTTTTAGAGGCTAGCAACGAGCCAATCTACTTTCATAAATTTGCTAAGCATATCGACAAACACGGACTTTGCTACGTTATAGATGCTTCGCTAAATGACATCTTTGCAAGCTCAACTGGGATTTACCGCTTTGACGCGCACATCGAGCAAAATTACAACTCTCGCATCAAAAAAGAGCAACTAAACGACTTTTTATTTAATAGGTCATTTAGAAAAAGCCTCATCGCTCACAAGGAGAGGCTTGGCGGTGCTGAGGACTTTGATGCGGTACTTGGAGAGAGCGAGCTTGATAAGATTTATTTTGCATATTTTAGCGAGCGGCCAAGGACAAAAACGCAAGAAATTTTAAGCAAAAGCTATCCACAAAGCTTAAATTTAAGCGAAGTAAAAACGGCACTTGGCGAGAATGCAAACGAAGCTTTTGTGGGACTGCTTGAAATTTTAAACGATCAAAACACTAAAATTTCTTCTTCAAAACTTGCAGCACTTACCTATGAGCCTGATAAAACCAAACTAAAGCCTAGAGTTGCTACGTATCTGGAGTATTTTCTGGAGGCTAGCTCACCAGTTATCTCTTTGGCAAATGAGCTAAATGGCAAGCTAAGCTTAAGCCATGAAGAGATCAAGGCCGCTTTAAAATTTGATGGCAAAGCTAGTTTAGAAGATATCGCAAAGAGCGTAAATTTTAGTAAAGACGAGCTAGATAAGCTTGCTTTTAAATTAAGTGAAGCCTACTTTTTGAAGAAATTTAAAACTAGCTAG